A single Klebsiella variicola DNA region contains:
- the nikA gene encoding nickel ABC transporter substrate-binding protein yields the protein MSTIRLTLLALVACVPLLAQAAPHQLTTAWPVNVGPLNPHLYTPNQMFAQSMVYEPLVKYQADGSVQPWLATRWRHAADGKTWWFTLRDDVTFSNGEPFNAQAAAANFQAVLANRQRHAWLELANQITDVRALSATELQITLKSAYAPLLQELALPRPFRFIAPSQFIDGGTARGIKAPIGTGPWRLASSQLNQRDVLVRNERYWGRKPALQQITIKVIPDATSRAVAFETGEIDMLYGDEGLLPLDTFERFRHHPGYVARLSAPVETVMLALNASQGPTREQAVREALNYAVDKQTLVDSVLYGTQQVADTLFAPSVPYAPQDLTPRRYDPAKARALLEQAGWQQPEGQPWRQKAGQPLAIELAFIGTDALAKSMAEIIQANLRQVGVQVTLVGEEESSIYARQREGRFGMIFNRTWGAPYDPHAFLSSMRVPSHADYQAQRGLPDKALIDKEISEVLTTGDEALRRKRYHDVLTRLHQDAVYLPISYVSLMSVAHQEVGEIPFAPVTTEIPFDQINPVTP from the coding sequence TTGTCTACTATCCGCCTCACCCTGCTGGCGCTGGTTGCCTGCGTCCCTTTACTGGCTCAGGCCGCGCCGCACCAGCTCACCACCGCCTGGCCGGTTAACGTCGGCCCGCTGAATCCCCATCTCTATACACCCAACCAGATGTTTGCCCAAAGCATGGTCTATGAACCGCTGGTGAAGTATCAGGCTGACGGCAGCGTACAGCCCTGGCTGGCGACCCGCTGGCGTCACGCCGCCGATGGTAAAACCTGGTGGTTCACCCTGCGCGACGATGTGACCTTCTCCAATGGCGAACCGTTTAACGCCCAGGCCGCGGCGGCCAATTTCCAGGCGGTGCTGGCCAACCGCCAACGCCATGCCTGGCTTGAGCTCGCCAACCAGATCACCGACGTGCGGGCGCTCAGCGCCACTGAGTTGCAGATCACTCTGAAAAGCGCCTACGCGCCCTTACTACAAGAGCTGGCCCTGCCCCGCCCGTTCCGCTTCATCGCGCCCTCACAGTTTATCGATGGCGGCACCGCCAGGGGCATTAAAGCCCCGATCGGCACCGGTCCGTGGCGACTGGCGAGCTCGCAGCTCAATCAGCGCGATGTGCTGGTACGCAATGAGCGCTACTGGGGTCGCAAACCGGCACTGCAGCAAATCACCATCAAGGTGATCCCCGACGCTACCAGCCGGGCGGTGGCGTTCGAAACCGGGGAAATCGATATGCTCTACGGTGACGAAGGGCTGCTGCCGCTGGACACCTTCGAACGTTTTCGCCATCACCCCGGCTACGTGGCGCGCCTGTCCGCCCCGGTGGAAACGGTGATGCTGGCGCTGAACGCCAGCCAGGGCCCGACCCGCGAGCAGGCGGTTCGTGAGGCGCTCAACTACGCCGTCGATAAACAGACCCTTGTCGATAGCGTGTTGTATGGCACCCAGCAGGTTGCCGACACCCTGTTTGCCCCCTCGGTCCCCTACGCGCCGCAGGATCTGACGCCGCGCCGTTACGATCCGGCAAAAGCCCGCGCCCTGCTGGAGCAGGCTGGCTGGCAGCAGCCAGAGGGCCAGCCCTGGCGACAAAAAGCCGGGCAACCGCTGGCGATTGAGCTGGCGTTTATCGGCACCGACGCGCTGGCTAAATCAATGGCCGAAATTATTCAGGCCAATCTGCGGCAGGTCGGCGTCCAGGTCACCCTGGTGGGTGAGGAGGAGAGCAGCATTTACGCCCGCCAGCGCGAAGGCCGCTTCGGTATGATCTTCAATCGCACCTGGGGCGCGCCCTACGATCCGCATGCCTTTTTAAGCTCGATGCGCGTCCCGTCGCATGCGGATTACCAGGCCCAGCGAGGCCTGCCGGACAAGGCGCTGATTGATAAAGAGATTAGCGAAGTACTGACCACGGGGGACGAGGCGCTGCGGAGAAAACGGTACCACGATGTGCTGACCCGCCTGCATCAGGACGCGGTGTATCTGCCCATCAGCTATGTCTCGCTGATGTCGGTTGCGCACCAGGAGGTCGGGGAGATCCCGTTCGCCCCGGTGACCACCGAGATCCCTTTCGATCAGATTAACCCGGTAACGCCATAA
- the nikE gene encoding nickel import ATP-binding protein NikE produces the protein MNLLSVTGVSHDYPHHGRVLHAIHLAIAPGETVAMLGRSGCGKSTLARMLVGLETPQHGDIAWRGTPLTALKGEAIGAFRRDIQLVFQDAFSAVNPRKTVREIVSEPLRHLLRLSREARSRRVEEMLLAVDLAPSLLDKRPAQLSGGQLQRVCLARALAVRPQLLILDEAVSNLDLLLQAEIIALLKRLQAQFDTACLFITHDLRLVERFCQRVLVMEHGRIVETATVSLPLRLHSPAGQALQRAVLPPFPATLLNEAMPCSA, from the coding sequence ATGAATTTACTCAGCGTCACCGGAGTGAGTCACGATTATCCTCACCACGGCAGGGTCCTACATGCGATCCATCTCGCCATCGCCCCCGGCGAAACGGTGGCCATGCTCGGACGCAGCGGCTGTGGGAAAAGCACCCTGGCGCGGATGCTGGTGGGTCTGGAAACGCCGCAGCACGGTGATATTGCCTGGCGCGGCACGCCGCTGACTGCCCTCAAGGGCGAGGCCATCGGCGCCTTCCGCCGTGATATTCAGCTGGTATTTCAGGATGCCTTCAGCGCGGTGAATCCGCGCAAAACGGTGCGCGAGATCGTCAGCGAGCCGCTACGCCATCTGTTACGCTTGTCGCGTGAGGCGCGTTCGCGGCGGGTGGAAGAGATGCTGCTGGCCGTCGACCTCGCGCCGTCGCTGCTCGATAAGCGCCCGGCGCAGCTCAGCGGCGGACAGCTGCAGCGCGTCTGCCTGGCACGCGCCCTGGCGGTACGGCCGCAGCTGTTGATCCTGGATGAAGCGGTTTCAAATCTCGATCTGCTGCTGCAGGCGGAGATTATCGCCCTGCTGAAGCGCCTGCAGGCGCAGTTTGACACCGCCTGCCTGTTCATCACCCACGACCTGCGGCTGGTGGAGCGCTTTTGCCAGCGAGTGCTGGTGATGGAGCACGGGCGCATCGTCGAAACCGCGACGGTCAGCTTACCGCTGCGCCTGCACTCCCCTGCAGGTCAGGCGCTGCAGCGCGCGGTGCTGCCACCTTTTCCTGCCACTCTGCTAAACGAGGCCATGCCATGCAGCGCGTAA
- a CDS encoding type II toxin-antitoxin system HicB family antitoxin: MIKPKTPNSMEIAGQPAVINYVPELNAFRGKFLGLSGYCDFVSDSIQGLQQEGEISLQEYLADCHEAGIEPYAHPEKMKTFTLRYPESFGERLSSAAAEEQVSVNTWILETLNERLKQA; encoded by the coding sequence ATGATCAAACCTAAAACGCCAAACTCAATGGAGATTGCCGGCCAGCCTGCCGTTATCAATTACGTGCCTGAGCTCAATGCATTCCGCGGTAAGTTCCTTGGATTATCAGGATATTGCGATTTTGTTTCCGATAGTATTCAAGGGTTACAACAGGAGGGCGAGATATCATTACAGGAGTATCTCGCAGATTGTCATGAAGCGGGGATTGAGCCTTATGCTCACCCGGAAAAGATGAAAACCTTCACGCTGCGCTATCCTGAGTCATTTGGCGAGCGTCTTAGCTCCGCCGCTGCGGAGGAGCAGGTTTCCGTAAATACCTGGATCCTTGAGACGCTCAATGAACGTCTCAAACAGGCTTAA
- the arnC gene encoding undecaprenyl-phosphate 4-deoxy-4-formamido-L-arabinose transferase — protein MLTYPPVKKVSVVIPVYNEQDSLPELLRRTDTACATLGRQYEILLIDDGSSDDSARMLTEAAEAEGSHVVAVLLNRNYGQHSAIMAGFSHVTGDLIITLDADLQNPPEEIPRLVEKADEGYDVVGTVRQNRQDSIFRKSASKMINRLIQRTTGKAMGDYGCMLRAYRRHIIDAMLNCHERSTFIPILANTFARRAVEIPVMHAEREFGDSKYSFMRLINLMYDLVTCLTTTPLRLLSIFGSVIALLGFAFGLLLVVLRLAFGPQWAAEGVFMLFAVLFMFIGAQFIGMGLLGEYIGRIYNDVRARPRYFIQRVVRQPETASKEEDRS, from the coding sequence ATGCTTACTTACCCTCCCGTGAAGAAGGTCTCGGTGGTTATCCCGGTTTATAACGAACAGGATAGTCTGCCGGAACTGCTTCGTCGTACGGATACCGCCTGCGCCACGCTGGGGCGGCAATATGAAATTCTGCTGATCGACGATGGCAGCAGCGACGATTCTGCGCGCATGCTGACCGAAGCCGCCGAGGCGGAAGGCAGTCACGTCGTCGCCGTGCTGTTAAACCGTAACTACGGCCAGCACTCGGCGATCATGGCCGGCTTTAGCCATGTGACGGGCGATCTGATTATTACCCTTGATGCCGATCTGCAAAACCCACCGGAGGAAATTCCGCGGTTAGTAGAGAAGGCTGATGAAGGCTACGACGTGGTGGGCACCGTCCGCCAGAACCGTCAGGACAGCATCTTCCGCAAAAGCGCCTCGAAGATGATCAACCGCCTGATCCAGCGCACCACCGGCAAAGCGATGGGCGACTACGGCTGCATGCTGCGCGCTTACCGCCGCCATATTATCGACGCGATGCTCAACTGCCACGAGCGCAGCACCTTTATCCCGATCCTGGCGAATACCTTCGCCCGTCGCGCGGTCGAGATCCCGGTGATGCATGCCGAGCGCGAATTCGGCGACTCCAAATACAGCTTCATGCGCCTGATCAACCTGATGTACGACCTGGTGACCTGTCTGACCACCACGCCGCTGCGTCTGCTCAGCATTTTCGGCAGCGTGATTGCCCTGCTGGGCTTCGCCTTCGGCCTGCTGCTGGTGGTGCTGCGCCTGGCCTTTGGGCCGCAGTGGGCGGCAGAAGGGGTGTTCATGCTCTTCGCCGTGCTGTTTATGTTCATCGGCGCCCAGTTTATCGGTATGGGCCTGCTCGGCGAGTATATCGGACGCATCTATAACGACGTTCGCGCTCGTCCCCGCTACTTTATTCAACGTGTTGTTCGCCAGCCGGAAACGGCATCTAAAGAGGAAGATCGTTCATGA
- the nikB gene encoding nickel ABC transporter permease subunit NikB yields MLRYILRRLLLLIPLLLAASAIIFLLLRLGTGDPALDYLRLSNLPPTEEMVASTRELLGLNQPLAMQYLHWLWRALHLDFGLSYATQRPVLDDLLHFLPATLLLTGAALALILVTSLPLGIWAARHRDRLPDYVVRLIAFLGVSMPNFWLAFLLVMLFSVHLQWLPAMGYGDWQHLILPAVSIAFMSLAINARLLRASMLDAASQRHVIWARLRGLSARQVERRHILRNATLPVVTALGMHIGELIGGTMIIENIFAWPGVGRYAVSAIFNRDYPVIQCFTLMMVTVFVLANLAVDVLNAALDPRLRRHEEVSA; encoded by the coding sequence ATGCTACGCTATATTTTACGCCGCCTGCTGCTGCTGATCCCGCTGCTGCTCGCCGCCTCCGCCATCATCTTTCTGCTGCTGCGGCTCGGCACCGGTGACCCGGCGCTGGATTATTTACGCCTGTCGAACCTGCCGCCCACTGAAGAGATGGTTGCCTCGACCCGCGAGCTGCTGGGGCTCAACCAGCCGCTGGCGATGCAGTATCTGCACTGGCTGTGGCGGGCGCTGCACCTGGATTTCGGTCTCTCCTATGCCACCCAGCGCCCGGTGCTGGATGACCTGCTGCACTTCCTGCCAGCCACCCTGCTGCTCACCGGCGCGGCGCTGGCGCTGATCCTCGTCACCTCCCTGCCGCTGGGCATCTGGGCGGCGCGCCATCGCGATCGCCTGCCGGACTATGTGGTACGGCTGATTGCCTTTCTTGGCGTCTCAATGCCGAACTTCTGGCTGGCCTTTCTGCTGGTGATGCTCTTTTCCGTGCATCTGCAGTGGCTCCCGGCGATGGGGTATGGCGACTGGCAGCACCTGATTTTGCCCGCCGTCTCCATCGCCTTTATGTCGCTGGCGATCAACGCCCGTCTGCTGCGCGCCAGCATGCTGGACGCCGCCAGCCAGCGTCACGTGATATGGGCGCGGCTACGCGGATTGAGCGCGCGCCAGGTGGAGCGCCGACATATCCTGCGCAATGCCACCCTGCCGGTGGTGACCGCCCTAGGCATGCACATTGGCGAGCTGATCGGCGGCACCATGATTATCGAAAATATCTTTGCCTGGCCCGGGGTCGGCCGCTACGCGGTTTCCGCCATTTTCAATCGCGATTACCCGGTGATCCAGTGCTTTACCCTGATGATGGTGACGGTGTTCGTGCTGGCTAATCTGGCGGTGGATGTGCTTAACGCGGCGCTCGACCCGCGCCTGCGCCGCCACGAGGAGGTGAGCGCATGA
- a CDS encoding phenolic acid decarboxylase, translated as MMSTFDKHDLSGFIGKHLVYTYDNGWNYEIYVKNGHTLDYRIHSGIVGNRWVKDQEAYIVRVGESIYKISWTEPTGTDVSLIVNLGDKLFHGTIFFPRWIMNNPEKTVCFQNDHIPLMNSYRDAGPAYPTEVIDEFATITFIRDCGADNDEVINCPASELPADFPANL; from the coding sequence ATGATGAGCACTTTCGACAAACATGACCTCAGCGGCTTTATCGGTAAACATCTGGTCTATACCTACGACAACGGCTGGAACTACGAGATTTACGTCAAAAATGGCCACACCCTCGACTACCGTATTCACAGCGGCATCGTCGGCAATCGCTGGGTGAAAGATCAGGAAGCGTACATCGTGCGGGTGGGGGAAAGTATCTACAAAATCTCCTGGACCGAACCGACCGGCACCGACGTCAGCCTGATCGTCAACCTGGGCGACAAACTGTTCCACGGCACCATTTTCTTCCCGCGCTGGATCATGAATAACCCGGAAAAAACCGTCTGCTTCCAGAACGACCATATTCCGCTGATGAATTCGTACCGTGATGCCGGCCCGGCCTATCCAACGGAAGTGATTGACGAGTTCGCCACTATCACCTTCATTCGCGACTGTGGCGCCGATAATGACGAGGTCATTAATTGCCCGGCGAGCGAATTACCTGCGGATTTTCCTGCAAACTTGTAA
- the nikC gene encoding nickel ABC transporter permease subunit NikC, giving the protein MRWLQSFRWPVKLAMLVIALLAVIAIGSGWWLPWDPAAIDLQQRLLPPGAAHWLGTDHLGRDIFSRLLAATRVSLGAVMACLLLVLLIGLAVGGCAGLLGGRADRGLMRLAELFMTFPTSILSFFMVGVLGTGLTNVILAIALSHWAWYARMVRNLVVSLRQREFILAARLSGASQWRLFSDHLAGAVIPSLLVLASLDIGHMMLHVAGMSFLGLGVSAPTAEWGVMINDARQYIWTQPLQMVWPGLALFISVMAFNLLGDALRDRLDPHLIAEHSH; this is encoded by the coding sequence ATGAGATGGCTACAAAGCTTTCGCTGGCCGGTAAAACTGGCCATGCTGGTTATCGCGCTGTTGGCAGTCATCGCCATCGGCAGCGGCTGGTGGCTGCCCTGGGATCCAGCGGCGATTGACCTTCAGCAGCGGCTGCTACCGCCGGGCGCAGCGCACTGGCTCGGCACCGATCATCTCGGCCGGGATATTTTCTCACGCCTGCTGGCCGCCACCCGCGTTTCGCTGGGGGCGGTGATGGCTTGTCTGCTGCTGGTGCTGCTGATCGGTCTGGCGGTCGGCGGCTGCGCCGGGCTGCTGGGCGGCCGCGCCGACCGCGGCCTGATGCGCCTCGCCGAACTGTTTATGACCTTTCCGACCTCGATCCTGTCTTTTTTTATGGTGGGGGTGCTGGGTACCGGGTTGACCAACGTGATCCTCGCCATTGCGCTGTCGCACTGGGCCTGGTATGCCAGAATGGTGCGTAACCTGGTGGTTTCCCTGCGCCAGCGCGAATTTATCCTCGCCGCCCGACTGAGCGGCGCCAGCCAGTGGCGGCTGTTCAGCGACCATCTGGCCGGGGCGGTGATCCCCTCGCTGCTGGTGCTCGCCTCGCTGGATATCGGCCATATGATGCTTCACGTGGCCGGCATGTCGTTCCTCGGTCTCGGCGTCAGCGCGCCGACGGCGGAATGGGGGGTAATGATCAACGACGCCCGACAGTATATCTGGACCCAGCCGCTGCAAATGGTCTGGCCGGGGCTGGCGCTGTTCATCAGCGTGATGGCTTTTAACCTGCTGGGCGACGCGCTGCGCGATCGTCTCGATCCCCACCTGATCGCGGAGCATAGCCACTGA
- the nikR gene encoding nickel-responsive transcriptional regulator NikR gives MQRVTLTLDDDLLAALDALSARRGYHNRSEAVRDILRDALNQDPPSPESRRGYAVLSYVYEHEKRELASRLVATQHHHHDLSVATLHVHISHDDCLEIAVLKGDMAEVQHFADEVIAQRGVRHGHLQCLADEN, from the coding sequence ATGCAGCGCGTAACCCTGACCCTTGATGATGACCTGCTGGCCGCCCTCGATGCGCTCAGCGCCCGCCGTGGCTACCACAATCGCTCGGAGGCGGTACGCGATATTCTGCGCGACGCCCTCAACCAGGATCCTCCGTCGCCGGAATCACGGCGCGGGTATGCCGTCCTGTCGTACGTGTATGAACATGAGAAACGCGAACTGGCGAGCCGGCTGGTGGCCACCCAGCATCATCATCACGATCTCTCCGTCGCCACGCTGCATGTGCATATCAGTCATGACGACTGCCTGGAGATTGCGGTGCTGAAAGGTGACATGGCCGAGGTACAGCATTTTGCCGACGAGGTGATTGCCCAGCGCGGCGTGCGCCATGGGCATTTGCAGTGTTTAGCGGATGAAAATTAA
- a CDS encoding nickel import ATP-binding protein NikD codes for MPQKIQLEQISLAADRPLVSDVSFTLRRGQVLALLGSSGCGKSLTCAAALGMLPPGVRQTAGRVLLDGIPVHGEQLRGTTIATIMQNPRSAFNPLQTMAAHARETCRAAGRETNDAVLLAAMEEVGLDNPRALLKRYPFEMSGGMLQRMMVALALLSRAPFIIADEPTTDLDAIAQARILDLLADIVARRGLGLLLVTHDMGVVARLAHHVTVMENGRLVEHCDVNTLFSAPRHPLSQRLLAAHLALYGLEKTP; via the coding sequence ATGCCGCAGAAGATCCAACTGGAACAGATCTCGCTTGCCGCTGACCGACCGCTGGTCAGCGACGTTTCCTTCACCCTGCGCCGCGGGCAGGTGCTGGCGCTGCTCGGCAGCAGTGGCTGCGGAAAATCGCTGACCTGCGCCGCCGCGCTGGGCATGTTGCCGCCTGGCGTCAGGCAAACCGCCGGCCGGGTGCTGCTCGACGGCATTCCGGTGCACGGCGAACAACTGCGCGGCACGACTATTGCCACCATCATGCAAAACCCACGCAGCGCCTTTAATCCACTGCAGACCATGGCCGCGCACGCCCGGGAAACCTGCCGGGCAGCGGGTCGTGAAACAAATGACGCCGTGCTGCTAGCAGCGATGGAGGAGGTCGGTCTGGACAATCCGCGGGCGCTGCTGAAGCGCTACCCCTTTGAGATGAGCGGCGGCATGCTGCAGCGGATGATGGTCGCTCTCGCCCTGCTCAGCCGCGCGCCCTTTATCATCGCCGACGAGCCGACGACCGATCTCGATGCCATCGCCCAGGCGCGCATTCTCGATCTGCTGGCGGATATCGTCGCCAGGCGCGGTCTGGGGCTGCTGCTGGTGACGCATGATATGGGCGTCGTGGCGCGGCTGGCGCATCACGTGACGGTCATGGAGAACGGTCGCCTCGTTGAACACTGCGATGTGAATACGCTATTTAGCGCCCCGCGGCACCCGCTCAGCCAGCGCCTGCTGGCCGCGCATCTGGCGCTGTACGGCCTGGAGAAAACACCATGA
- the arnB gene encoding UDP-4-amino-4-deoxy-L-arabinose aminotransferase translates to MSDFLPFSRPSMGDAELAALREVLASGWITTGPKNQALEAAFCQLTGNRHAIAVSSATGGMHVTLMALGIGPGDEVITPSQTWVSTLNMICLLGATPVMIDVDNDNLMITPDAVEAAITSRTKAIIPVHYAGAPADIDAIRAVGERHGIPVIEDAAHAAGTHYKGRHIGWQGTAIFSFHAIKNMTCAEGGLIVTDDDELASRIRSLKFHGLGVDAYDRQTHGRAPQAEVITPGFKYNLADINAALALVQLEKLSHANQRRTEIAQRYLRELADTPFKPLTVPAWDHQHAWHLFIIRVDEAACGISRDALMEKLKAMGIGTGLHFRAAHTQKYYRERFPEVSLPNTEWNSARICSLPLFPDMTDDDVTRVISALRQLSGR, encoded by the coding sequence ATGAGCGATTTTTTGCCGTTTTCGCGCCCGTCGATGGGCGACGCAGAGCTGGCTGCGCTGCGTGAAGTTTTAGCGTCGGGCTGGATCACCACCGGACCGAAGAATCAGGCACTCGAAGCGGCATTCTGCCAGCTGACCGGCAACCGCCACGCGATTGCCGTCAGTTCAGCGACCGGCGGGATGCATGTGACCCTGATGGCGCTGGGTATTGGCCCCGGCGATGAAGTCATTACGCCGTCCCAGACCTGGGTCTCCACTCTCAATATGATCTGCCTGCTGGGCGCTACGCCGGTGATGATCGATGTCGATAACGACAATCTGATGATTACCCCTGACGCGGTGGAAGCGGCGATCACTTCGCGTACCAAAGCGATAATTCCCGTGCACTACGCGGGCGCGCCAGCCGACATCGACGCCATTCGCGCGGTGGGCGAGCGCCACGGCATTCCGGTGATTGAAGATGCCGCCCATGCGGCGGGTACCCATTATAAAGGCCGCCACATTGGCTGGCAGGGGACCGCCATTTTCTCGTTCCACGCGATCAAGAACATGACCTGCGCCGAAGGCGGGCTGATTGTCACCGACGACGACGAGCTGGCCTCCCGTATCCGCAGTCTGAAATTCCATGGTCTGGGCGTGGACGCCTATGATCGTCAGACCCACGGCCGCGCGCCGCAGGCGGAGGTGATCACCCCGGGCTTCAAGTACAACCTTGCCGATATCAACGCCGCTCTGGCGCTGGTCCAGCTGGAAAAACTGAGCCACGCCAATCAGCGCCGGACGGAGATTGCCCAGCGCTACCTGCGCGAGCTGGCGGACACGCCGTTTAAACCGCTGACCGTCCCGGCATGGGATCACCAGCACGCCTGGCACTTGTTTATCATCCGCGTCGATGAGGCCGCATGCGGCATCAGCCGCGACGCGCTGATGGAAAAGCTGAAGGCGATGGGTATCGGCACGGGTCTGCATTTCCGTGCGGCTCATACGCAAAAATATTACCGCGAGCGCTTCCCTGAGGTTTCCCTGCCAAATACCGAATGGAACAGCGCCCGCATCTGTTCTCTCCCGTTGTTCCCGGACATGACCGATGACGATGTCACTCGCGTCATTTCCGCACTGCGCCAGCTGTCAGGACGTTGA
- a CDS encoding type II toxin-antitoxin system HicA family toxin: MEQQVLSLRNKQRHTLEQLFKIPVPQGIKWADIESLIKALGGEIKEGRGSRCKFLLNHSIASFHRPHPSPDTDKGAVESVRDWLITIGVKP; encoded by the coding sequence ATGGAGCAGCAGGTTTTATCTTTACGTAATAAACAGCGCCACACGCTGGAGCAACTGTTTAAAATCCCTGTGCCACAGGGCATTAAATGGGCCGACATTGAATCGCTAATTAAAGCGTTAGGCGGGGAGATTAAAGAAGGACGCGGCTCGCGCTGTAAATTTTTGTTGAACCACAGCATTGCCAGCTTTCACAGGCCTCATCCTTCGCCGGATACTGACAAAGGCGCCGTGGAGAGCGTGCGCGATTGGTTAATCACTATAGGGGTAAAACCATGA
- a CDS encoding LysR family transcriptional regulator: protein MHKTTLEQWALLEKVVELGSFARAAEETNRSQSSVSYNLALLQERLGVALLAPSGRRAVLTPAGELLLNQVKPLLQAFAYVETHAATLRNGARTRLDLVVDSIFPRQRLFAILRQFQQRYPQTQVRLTEVLENVDDESAARTEADVMVLTRRQDITGRGEWLMNIDFIAVAHRDHPLATLDGPLEDSTLAPWSLVRIADQTGDGQATRDAWTFSTIDAAIDAVMYQVGFGWLPEERIRSHLDQGVLKRLPLSHGARRATPLHLIVKRDLAPIDEQVATLLGLFRAP, encoded by the coding sequence ATGCACAAGACAACCCTGGAGCAGTGGGCGTTACTCGAAAAGGTAGTGGAATTGGGGAGCTTTGCCAGAGCGGCGGAGGAGACCAACCGCAGTCAGTCTTCGGTGAGCTATAACCTCGCGCTGCTGCAGGAGCGCTTAGGCGTGGCGCTGCTGGCGCCGTCCGGCCGGCGGGCGGTGCTGACCCCGGCCGGCGAACTGCTGCTGAATCAGGTCAAACCGCTGCTGCAGGCCTTCGCCTACGTCGAGACCCACGCCGCCACCTTACGCAACGGGGCGCGCACCCGCCTGGATCTGGTGGTCGACAGCATTTTCCCGCGCCAGCGGCTGTTCGCGATTTTACGCCAGTTCCAGCAGCGCTATCCGCAGACCCAGGTCAGACTCACCGAAGTGCTGGAAAACGTTGATGACGAGAGCGCGGCGCGGACGGAAGCTGATGTGATGGTGCTGACCCGCCGCCAGGATATTACCGGCCGTGGAGAGTGGCTGATGAATATTGATTTTATCGCCGTCGCCCACCGCGACCACCCTCTCGCCACGCTCGACGGGCCGCTGGAGGACAGCACGCTGGCGCCGTGGTCGCTGGTGCGCATTGCCGATCAGACCGGCGATGGTCAGGCGACGCGTGACGCCTGGACCTTCTCCACCATTGACGCCGCCATTGATGCGGTGATGTATCAGGTCGGGTTCGGCTGGCTGCCGGAAGAGCGCATTCGTTCCCATCTCGACCAGGGCGTGCTGAAGCGGCTGCCCCTCAGCCACGGCGCGCGCCGCGCGACGCCGCTGCACCTGATCGTTAAGCGGGACCTGGCGCCGATCGACGAGCAGGTAGCCACGCTGCTGGGCTTATTCCGGGCGCCCTGA